A genomic region of Denticeps clupeoides chromosome 17, fDenClu1.1, whole genome shotgun sequence contains the following coding sequences:
- the glsl gene encoding glutaminase liver isoform, mitochondrial, which translates to MDNGHNKEPEDSACLCFQRTPSLRRKWRKRYGGLDGNKLLEPNNEEDMRENEAVTDVHLVRNPAPVTHDDSQETSSGQAPHPLPRNSSSSQRPINFVAPGSTGLPPFVTNGGEKPPLPHGENDRRGPQSWPRPESGQGHSKRKLAADVLFDSFASNGRVNTDHFFESMWTSGIQKSDPRIKDCYDLMRKLKDSDGSVDRSTFQRCVTGFVSFILKALQGRFVIPDFSLFTEETQKLFLKCKQLSPLKERCDTAKWGVSVCTVDGQRLSVGDFAEPCVLGEISWPVLYALAVDQLGPDYVHRYVGVEEFSKFQSPFTLTKQGLPHSPLVETGAIICSSLLQSTARRGPEEEEKYESVLNAIRRLCNKEHANLSSVSYQSLRKDSIRLHALSFYLQEKKCFPDPVDISATLDLLLQCSSTEVTCESGAAVAATLANGGLCPLSADQVLLPSAARSTLSMMQVAGMNDYSRIFHFKTSVPAKSSASGAVMIVVPGVLGLMAWSPELDSFGNSWRAVHFCEELVSTFQLHSFDIRTPFRQVLSYRQWKVESEGYQIMNILLAAFRGDLQSLRRYFLSGADVNAVDYDGRSALHVAASEGHLELVRFLMENTGARCLVKDRWGNTALQEAMRFNHKSVVQLLKKYTDRDETSQ; encoded by the exons ATGGACAACGGCCACAATAAAGAGCCAGAGGACAGCGCATGTCTCTG TTTCCAGAGGACTCCCTCCCTTCGCCGCAAGTGGCGCAAGCGCTATGGAGGCCTAGATGGCAACAAGCTGCTGGAGCCCAACAACGAGGAGGACATGAGAG AAAATGAAGCGGTGACAGACGTTCACCTGGTCAGGAACCCAGCTCCAGTGACACATGATGACAGCCAG GAGACATCCTCAGGACAGGCTCCACATCCACTGCCGAGGAACTCGTCTTCATCTCAGAGGCCCATAAACTTCGTTGCTCCAGGGTCCACAG GGTTACCCCCGTTTGTTACCAACGGCGGGGAGAAGCCCCCCTTGCCTCATGGGGAGAACGACAGGCGCGGCCCCCAGTCCTGGCCCCGGCCAGAGTCCGGTCAGGGCCACTCGAAGAGGAAACT GGCTGCAGATGTGCTCTTTGACAGCTTTGCTTCAAATGGACGAGtcaacacagaccattttttcGAG TCTATGTGGACGTCTGGAATTCAGAAGTCGGACCCCCGGATTAAAGACTGTTACGACCTGATGAGGAAGCTGAAGGACTCTGACGGATCCGTGGACAGGAGCACATTCCAGAG GTGTGTGACCGGCTTTGTGTCGTTCATCCTGAAAGCGCTGCAAGGGCGATTTGTCATCCCAGACTTCTCCTTATTCACGGAGGAAACCCAGAAGCTCTTTTTGAAATGCAAACAGTTATCTCCTCTTAAG GAAAGGTGTGACACGGCAAAGTGGGGGGTCTCAGTCTGCACGGTGGATGGCCAGAG GCTCTCTGTGGGAGACTTCGCTGAGCCGTGTGTTCTGGGTGAGATCTCATGGCCCGTCCTGTACGCGCTTGCAGTCGACCAGCTCGGCCCAGACTACGTGCACAGATACGTCGGCGTGGAAGAATTCTCAAAGTTCCAGTCTCCTTTCACCCTGACCAAGCAAG GGTTGCCCCACAGCCCACTCGTCGAGACAGGTGCCATAATCTGTTCATCCTTGCtgcag TCAACGGCGAGGCGGGGCccagaagaggaggaaaagtATGAATCT gTTTTGAATGCCATCAGAAGACTCTGCAATAAAGAACATGCAAATTTAAGCAGCGTCAG CTATCAGAGCCTGAGAAAGGACAGCATTCGACTTCACGCATTATCTTTCTACCTTCAAGAAAAGAAA TGCTTTCCAGACCCTGTGGACATCAGCGCCACACTGGATTTGCTGCTACAG TGCTCATCGACAGAGGTGACATGTGAGTCGGGAGCAGCCGTGGCTGCGACTTTAGCCAACGGAGGACTCTGTCCACTTTCGGCCGATCAAGTGCTGCTGCCCTCAGCCGCGAGGAGCACGCTGTCCATGATGCAGGTTGCAGGGATGAACGATTATTCCAGGATATTTCATTTTAAG ACCTCTGTACCTGCCAAATCCAGCGCTTCGGGTGCTGTGATGATTGTGGTCCCCGGCGTGCTCGGCCTGATGGCCTGGTCACCTGAGCTGGACTCTTTTGGGAACTCGTGGAGGGCTGTGCACTTCTGTGAG GAACTAGTGAGCACGTTCCAGCTGCATAGTTTCGACATCAGGACCCCGTTCAGGCAGGTGCTGTCATACAGGCAGTGGAAAGTGGAGTCTGAG GGTTACCAGATAATGAACATCCTGCTCGCTGCCTTCCGAGGCGACCTGCAGTCCCTGCGCAG GTACTTCCTGTCTGGAGCTGATGTGAACGCAGTGGACTATGATGGAAGGTCAGCTCTGCATGTGGCTGCCTCAGAGGGTCATCTCGAGCTTGTCAGGTTCTTGATGGAGAACACAGGGGCAAGATGCTTGGTCAAGGACAG GTGGGGGAATACAGCCCTGCAGGAGGCCATGCGATTCAACCACAAGTCTGTTGTCCAACTTCTGAAGAAATACACAGACCGGGACGAGACAAGCCAATAA
- the c17h15orf40 gene encoding UPF0235 protein C15orf40 homolog isoform X1: MLTLRTTLRPALTCCFNETSRPTAIQKGAAPLFSRPPQHRGAMPKRDKTVSGKPKPPESVPSPVTRGKSGTVSIAVHAKPGSKQNAITDVSPEAVGVAIAAPPTDGEANAELVRFLSKVLNVKKSDLCLDKGSRSREKVISMSGSMSPEEVLEKLKNAAT, from the exons ATGCTGACGCTGCGAACAACTTTGCGTCCAGCGTTGACGTGCTGTTTTAACGAGACGTCGCGTCCAACAGCCATCCAGAAAGGCGCAGCCCCCCTCTTCTCCAGGCCGCCGCAGCACAGAGGCGCCATGCCCAAGAGAGACAAGACG GTGAGCGGCAAGCCAAAACCTCCGGAAAGTGTCCCAAGCCCCGTCACCCGCGGCAAAAGCGGCACGGTTTCCATCGCCGTGCACGCGAAACCGGGATCCAAGCAAAATGCGATCACGG ACGTGTCGCCGGAAGCGGTAGGTGTCGCCATTGCTGCGCCGCCGACAGACGGAGAGGCGAACGCCGAGCTGGTGCGGTTCCTGTCCAAGGTGCTGAATGTTAAGAAGAGCGACCTGTGTCTTGACAAG ggCAGCAGATCTAGAGAGAAGGTCATCAGCATGTCGGGGTCCATGAGTCCAGAGGAGGTTCTAGAGAAGCTGAAGAACGCGGCCACGTAG
- the c17h15orf40 gene encoding UPF0235 protein C15orf40 homolog isoform X2, protein MLTLRTTLRPALTCCFNETSRPTAIQKGAAPLFSRPPQHRGAMPKRDKTVSGKPKPPESVPSPVTRGKSGTVSIAVHAKPGSKQNAITDVSPEAVGVAIAAPPTDGEANAELVRFLSKVLNVKKSDLCLDKQI, encoded by the exons ATGCTGACGCTGCGAACAACTTTGCGTCCAGCGTTGACGTGCTGTTTTAACGAGACGTCGCGTCCAACAGCCATCCAGAAAGGCGCAGCCCCCCTCTTCTCCAGGCCGCCGCAGCACAGAGGCGCCATGCCCAAGAGAGACAAGACG GTGAGCGGCAAGCCAAAACCTCCGGAAAGTGTCCCAAGCCCCGTCACCCGCGGCAAAAGCGGCACGGTTTCCATCGCCGTGCACGCGAAACCGGGATCCAAGCAAAATGCGATCACGG ACGTGTCGCCGGAAGCGGTAGGTGTCGCCATTGCTGCGCCGCCGACAGACGGAGAGGCGAACGCCGAGCTGGTGCGGTTCCTGTCCAAGGTGCTGAATGTTAAGAAGAGCGACCTGTGTCTTGACAAG CAGATCTAG
- the cart2 gene encoding cocaine- and amphetamine-regulated transcript 2: MESSNLWTRVVLYAVLFSAVCAADTNDSDMEVDLETRAIRDFYPKDPNLTSEKQLLGALQEVLEKLQTKRVPPWEKKLGQVPTCKFGEPCAVRKGARLGKMCECPPLTLCHPIVLKCF; the protein is encoded by the exons ATGGAGAGCTCCAACTTGTGGACGCGCGTCGTCCTCTACGCGGTGCTGTTCTCTGCAGTCTGCGCCGCCGACACGAACGACTCGGACATGGAGGTGGACCTGGAGACAAGAGCGATACGGGACTTCTACCCAAAAGACCCGAACTTGACCAGCGAGAAGCAGCTG CTCGGGGCCCTGCAGGAAGTTCTGGAGAAGCTGCAGACCAAAAGGGTTCCTCCGTGGGAGAAGAAACTCGGACAAGTCCCCACG TGCAAGTTCGGCGAGCCATGCGCCGTGCGTAAAGGCGCACGGCTCGGCAAGATGTGCGAGTGCCCGCCGTTGACCCTCTGCCACCCGATCGTGCTGAAGTGCTTTTAG
- the sh3gl3b gene encoding endophilin-A3b isoform X2, with translation MSVAGLKKQFHKASQLLNEKINGAEGTKLDEEFITMERKIGVTSKLLLDLVPRTTEYLQPNPAYRARLGMLNTVSRIRGQAKPASYPQSEGMLGECMLRYGRDLGTASAFGCALVDVGEALKQMGQTRDALDVRVKQSFTEPLQALQERDLKEIGYHLRKMEGRRLDFDYKKRRKGRISDDAIKQALDKFEESRELAGRHMFSLLEKNAEQVCQLSALVEALLDYHRQSCQILGSVHGVLLSRLTTASGRPDRPCTSKSVTGSNGYSRSSTLQISDSSTLQPGGEVKEVMHDNTAGLAILPPRPPSPKITVSDDCDPPLDQPCCRALYNFKADNAGELAFKEGDLIILTNQIDENWYEGMISGESGFFPISYVNVLVPLPQWDQGILTLTH, from the exons ATGTCGGTGGCGGGACTGAAGAAGCAGTTCCACAAGGCGAGTCAG CTGCTGAATGAAAAGATAAATGGAGCTGAGGGAACAAAGCTGGACGAAGAATTCATCACAATGGAAAGG AAAATCGGTGTTACCAGCAAACTGCTTCTTGACCTGGTGCCCAGAACCACGGAATATCTCCAGCCAAACCCAG CCTACAGGGCCAGGCTGGGAATGCTCAACACTGTCTCCCGAATCCGCGGCCAGGCGAAGCCTGCCAGTTACCCGCAGTCAGAGGGCATGCTGGGGGAATGCATGCTGCGCTATGGCCGAGATCTGGGCACCGCGTCTGCTTTTG GCTGTGCGCTGGTAGACGTTGGCGAGGCCCTGAAGCAGATGGGCCAGACCAGAGACGCCCTGGACGTCCGGGTGAAGCAGAGCTTCACTGAGCCGCTGCAGGCCCTGCAGGAGCGCGACCTGAAGGAAATTGGG TATCATCTGAGAAAAATGGAGGGCCGCCGGTTAGACTTTGACTACAAGAAGAGGCGCAAGGGTCGGATCAGCGACGATGCGATCAAACAGGCTCTGGACAAATTTGAAGAATCCCGAGAGCTTGCAGGGAGGCACATGTTCAgcctgctggagaagaac GCGGAGCAGGTGTGTCAGCTGTCGGCTCTGGTCGAGGCCTTGCTGGATTACCACAGGCAGTCGTGCCAAATCCTGGGAAGCGTGCACGGCGTTCTGCTGAGCAG ATTAACCACTGCGAGCGGCCGCCCGGACAGACCGTGCACATCAAAGTCGGTCACGGGTAGCAATGGATACTCCAGATCCTCCACCCTCCAGATCTCTGACAGCTCTACGCTGCAGCCAG GTGGAGAGGTCAAAGAGGTTATGCATGATAACA CTGCGGGCCTGGCAATCCTGCCTCCAAGGCCACCGAGTCCCAAGATTACGG ttTCAGACGATTGTGATCCTCCACTGGACCAGCCCTGCTGCCGTGCGCTCTATAATTTCAAGGCGGATAACGCAGGGGAGCTGGCATTTAAAGAGGGTGACCTCATCATCCTCACCAACCAGATTGACGAAAACTGGTATGAAGGCATGATCAGTGGCGAGTCTGGCTTCTTCCCCATCAGCTACGTTAACGTCCTCGTGCCATTGCCACAGTGGGATCAGGGTATTCTCACATTGACACACTGA
- the sh3gl3b gene encoding endophilin-A3b isoform X3 produces the protein MKMRMDVTQWHSAVFVSVCLVVKLLNEKINGAEGTKLDEEFITMERKIGVTSKLLLDLVPRTTEYLQPNPAYRARLGMLNTVSRIRGQAKPASYPQSEGMLGECMLRYGRDLGTASAFGCALVDVGEALKQMGQTRDALDVRVKQSFTEPLQALQERDLKEIGYHLRKMEGRRLDFDYKKRRKGRISDDAIKQALDKFEESRELAGRHMFSLLEKNAEQVCQLSALVEALLDYHRQSCQILGSVHGVLLSRLTTASGRPDRPCTSKSVTGSNGYSRSSTLQISDSSTLQPAAGLAILPPRPPSPKITVSDDCDPPLDQPCCRALYNFKADNAGELAFKEGDLIILTNQIDENWYEGMISGESGFFPISYVNVLVPLPQWDQGILTLTH, from the exons ATGAAGATGCGTATGGACGTGACTCAATGGCATTCCGCTGTTTTTGTCTCCGTGTGCCTTGTTGTGAAGCTGCTGAATGAAAAGATAAATGGAGCTGAGGGAACAAAGCTGGACGAAGAATTCATCACAATGGAAAGG AAAATCGGTGTTACCAGCAAACTGCTTCTTGACCTGGTGCCCAGAACCACGGAATATCTCCAGCCAAACCCAG CCTACAGGGCCAGGCTGGGAATGCTCAACACTGTCTCCCGAATCCGCGGCCAGGCGAAGCCTGCCAGTTACCCGCAGTCAGAGGGCATGCTGGGGGAATGCATGCTGCGCTATGGCCGAGATCTGGGCACCGCGTCTGCTTTTG GCTGTGCGCTGGTAGACGTTGGCGAGGCCCTGAAGCAGATGGGCCAGACCAGAGACGCCCTGGACGTCCGGGTGAAGCAGAGCTTCACTGAGCCGCTGCAGGCCCTGCAGGAGCGCGACCTGAAGGAAATTGGG TATCATCTGAGAAAAATGGAGGGCCGCCGGTTAGACTTTGACTACAAGAAGAGGCGCAAGGGTCGGATCAGCGACGATGCGATCAAACAGGCTCTGGACAAATTTGAAGAATCCCGAGAGCTTGCAGGGAGGCACATGTTCAgcctgctggagaagaac GCGGAGCAGGTGTGTCAGCTGTCGGCTCTGGTCGAGGCCTTGCTGGATTACCACAGGCAGTCGTGCCAAATCCTGGGAAGCGTGCACGGCGTTCTGCTGAGCAG ATTAACCACTGCGAGCGGCCGCCCGGACAGACCGTGCACATCAAAGTCGGTCACGGGTAGCAATGGATACTCCAGATCCTCCACCCTCCAGATCTCTGACAGCTCTACGCTGCAGCCAG CTGCGGGCCTGGCAATCCTGCCTCCAAGGCCACCGAGTCCCAAGATTACGG ttTCAGACGATTGTGATCCTCCACTGGACCAGCCCTGCTGCCGTGCGCTCTATAATTTCAAGGCGGATAACGCAGGGGAGCTGGCATTTAAAGAGGGTGACCTCATCATCCTCACCAACCAGATTGACGAAAACTGGTATGAAGGCATGATCAGTGGCGAGTCTGGCTTCTTCCCCATCAGCTACGTTAACGTCCTCGTGCCATTGCCACAGTGGGATCAGGGTATTCTCACATTGACACACTGA
- the sh3gl3b gene encoding endophilin-A3b isoform X1: protein MKMRMDVTQWHSAVFVSVCLVVKLLNEKINGAEGTKLDEEFITMERKIGVTSKLLLDLVPRTTEYLQPNPAYRARLGMLNTVSRIRGQAKPASYPQSEGMLGECMLRYGRDLGTASAFGCALVDVGEALKQMGQTRDALDVRVKQSFTEPLQALQERDLKEIGYHLRKMEGRRLDFDYKKRRKGRISDDAIKQALDKFEESRELAGRHMFSLLEKNAEQVCQLSALVEALLDYHRQSCQILGSVHGVLLSRLTTASGRPDRPCTSKSVTGSNGYSRSSTLQISDSSTLQPGGEVKEVMHDNTAGLAILPPRPPSPKITVSDDCDPPLDQPCCRALYNFKADNAGELAFKEGDLIILTNQIDENWYEGMISGESGFFPISYVNVLVPLPQWDQGILTLTH, encoded by the exons ATGAAGATGCGTATGGACGTGACTCAATGGCATTCCGCTGTTTTTGTCTCCGTGTGCCTTGTTGTGAAGCTGCTGAATGAAAAGATAAATGGAGCTGAGGGAACAAAGCTGGACGAAGAATTCATCACAATGGAAAGG AAAATCGGTGTTACCAGCAAACTGCTTCTTGACCTGGTGCCCAGAACCACGGAATATCTCCAGCCAAACCCAG CCTACAGGGCCAGGCTGGGAATGCTCAACACTGTCTCCCGAATCCGCGGCCAGGCGAAGCCTGCCAGTTACCCGCAGTCAGAGGGCATGCTGGGGGAATGCATGCTGCGCTATGGCCGAGATCTGGGCACCGCGTCTGCTTTTG GCTGTGCGCTGGTAGACGTTGGCGAGGCCCTGAAGCAGATGGGCCAGACCAGAGACGCCCTGGACGTCCGGGTGAAGCAGAGCTTCACTGAGCCGCTGCAGGCCCTGCAGGAGCGCGACCTGAAGGAAATTGGG TATCATCTGAGAAAAATGGAGGGCCGCCGGTTAGACTTTGACTACAAGAAGAGGCGCAAGGGTCGGATCAGCGACGATGCGATCAAACAGGCTCTGGACAAATTTGAAGAATCCCGAGAGCTTGCAGGGAGGCACATGTTCAgcctgctggagaagaac GCGGAGCAGGTGTGTCAGCTGTCGGCTCTGGTCGAGGCCTTGCTGGATTACCACAGGCAGTCGTGCCAAATCCTGGGAAGCGTGCACGGCGTTCTGCTGAGCAG ATTAACCACTGCGAGCGGCCGCCCGGACAGACCGTGCACATCAAAGTCGGTCACGGGTAGCAATGGATACTCCAGATCCTCCACCCTCCAGATCTCTGACAGCTCTACGCTGCAGCCAG GTGGAGAGGTCAAAGAGGTTATGCATGATAACA CTGCGGGCCTGGCAATCCTGCCTCCAAGGCCACCGAGTCCCAAGATTACGG ttTCAGACGATTGTGATCCTCCACTGGACCAGCCCTGCTGCCGTGCGCTCTATAATTTCAAGGCGGATAACGCAGGGGAGCTGGCATTTAAAGAGGGTGACCTCATCATCCTCACCAACCAGATTGACGAAAACTGGTATGAAGGCATGATCAGTGGCGAGTCTGGCTTCTTCCCCATCAGCTACGTTAACGTCCTCGTGCCATTGCCACAGTGGGATCAGGGTATTCTCACATTGACACACTGA